Proteins from a single region of Chryseobacterium sp. W4I1:
- a CDS encoding carboxypeptidase-like regulatory domain-containing protein has product MNLKYLFIILTAVNLSAQKISGTIFTEKEQPISDARIGIENEDMGDITGKDGKYLIDLTNVDKNRIIKIDVNGYQPFRMKVSDFEASNHYNLSLKEKTVEIENIKIIPKKYIQKNFGTRNSKRAYCGYNSDDKEKVFREYAIKVKNNSKLKVKKINLNVASFIADQPITLIFDIQSAAGDFPGESIVNETLKLSITKDDIQNNAVSLDLNDKNIWTNEDFFVSVRTSDDFKGKLYIGGNIFAFSKATYYRNYFGVWQKFSAGEPSINVDVLMEK; this is encoded by the coding sequence ATGAATCTGAAATATCTATTTATTATTCTTACCGCTGTTAATTTATCTGCCCAGAAAATTTCCGGGACTATCTTCACCGAAAAGGAGCAGCCCATTTCAGATGCGAGGATAGGAATTGAAAATGAAGATATGGGTGATATAACCGGTAAGGATGGGAAATATCTTATTGACCTTACAAATGTGGATAAAAACAGGATCATTAAAATTGATGTGAACGGATATCAGCCGTTTCGTATGAAAGTTTCAGATTTTGAAGCTTCGAACCATTATAATCTCTCTCTTAAGGAAAAGACGGTTGAAATTGAAAATATCAAAATTATTCCTAAAAAATATATTCAGAAAAATTTTGGAACGAGAAATTCGAAAAGAGCCTATTGCGGATACAATTCTGATGACAAGGAGAAGGTTTTCAGAGAGTACGCTATAAAAGTTAAAAACAACAGCAAGCTGAAGGTTAAAAAGATCAACCTTAATGTGGCTTCTTTTATTGCTGATCAGCCAATTACCCTGATTTTTGATATTCAAAGCGCTGCAGGGGATTTTCCTGGAGAATCTATTGTAAATGAAACGCTGAAACTTTCCATCACAAAAGATGACATTCAAAATAATGCAGTTTCCTTGGATCTTAATGATAAAAATATATGGACGAATGAAGATTTCTTTGTATCTGTACGGACTTCGGATGATTTTAAAGGAAAACTTTATATAGGGGGAAATATTTTTGCGTTTTCAAAAGCGACCTATTACAGAAATTATTTTGGAGTGTGGCAAAAGTTTTCAGCTGGTGAGCCATCCATTAACGTAGATGTTTTAATGGAAAAGTAA
- a CDS encoding DUF6157 family protein yields MEHTTNYRNTFIEVAEDCPVSKAEIPPEKKIKTLASLQYERIMKNPYHYSSDDIIFECYAEKNDIPESEKRKARTEFFSKGQPCLRSSPLAKRYGFGIHHNAEEKVALFAVESQEYQKLFNDNSIKKVKAMRSKRK; encoded by the coding sequence ATGGAGCATACTACCAATTACAGGAATACCTTCATTGAAGTTGCAGAGGACTGTCCTGTTTCAAAAGCAGAAATTCCGCCTGAAAAGAAGATCAAAACATTGGCCAGTCTTCAGTACGAGCGGATTATGAAAAACCCTTATCACTATTCTTCCGATGATATTATTTTTGAATGCTATGCTGAAAAGAATGATATTCCGGAAAGCGAAAAACGGAAAGCCCGGACAGAATTTTTCTCGAAAGGACAACCCTGCCTCAGATCTTCCCCTTTGGCAAAACGTTACGGTTTTGGGATCCATCATAATGCAGAAGAAAAAGTAGCGCTTTTTGCCGTTGAAAGCCAGGAATACCAGAAGCTTTTCAATGACAATTCTATTAAAAAAGTAAAAGCGATGCGCTCCAAGAGAAAATGA
- a CDS encoding polysaccharide deacetylase family protein, producing MKKFFGEKSKNMTFLGMTALVSAASIVFNSCNGKTDVKEFEKTISLEHPTVKAVPKIDDEDIESDKRIIYLTFDDGPNQGTENLLKILNKRNVCATAFLVGKHAYGSKRQKDDLELLKSNPLIELANHSFSHAHNKYTDFYKNADAVVHDFDIAKDSLKLYDKIARTPGRNIWRLNNITITDIKSSTNAANGLKKAGYKVIGWDLEWKPSQKMTLKGSHEAMIKKVDSIFFNDLEKTSKHLVFLTHDQYLRDADSINELDLFIEKLQKSNRFVFKKISQYPKINEILN from the coding sequence ATGAAAAAATTCTTTGGGGAAAAGTCTAAAAACATGACTTTTCTTGGGATGACTGCATTGGTGAGTGCGGCCTCAATAGTATTTAACAGCTGTAACGGCAAAACAGACGTGAAAGAGTTTGAAAAAACCATCTCACTGGAACATCCCACCGTAAAAGCGGTCCCCAAAATTGATGATGAAGACATAGAATCTGATAAAAGAATCATTTACCTTACTTTTGATGATGGCCCTAATCAGGGAACAGAAAATCTTCTTAAAATTCTGAATAAAAGAAACGTATGTGCCACTGCCTTTCTGGTAGGAAAACATGCCTACGGAAGCAAAAGACAAAAAGATGATCTGGAGCTTTTAAAAAGCAATCCCCTGATCGAACTGGCCAATCATAGTTTTTCCCACGCTCACAATAAGTATACAGATTTTTATAAAAATGCTGATGCCGTTGTCCATGATTTTGATATTGCAAAAGACAGCCTTAAGCTTTACGATAAAATTGCAAGAACTCCGGGCAGAAACATCTGGAGGCTCAACAATATTACCATTACCGATATAAAAAGTTCCACCAATGCAGCAAATGGCCTTAAAAAAGCAGGTTATAAAGTTATTGGCTGGGATCTTGAATGGAAACCTTCTCAAAAAATGACTTTAAAAGGAAGTCATGAAGCAATGATTAAAAAGGTAGACAGTATCTTTTTTAATGATCTGGAAAAGACATCAAAACACCTGGTTTTTCTTACCCATGACCAATATCTAAGGGACGCAGATTCTATCAACGAACTGGATCTCTTTATTGAAAAGCTTCAGAAAAGCAACAGGTTTGTCTTTAAAAAAATCTCCCAGTATCCGAAGATTAATGAGATTCTGAATTAA
- a CDS encoding RNA-binding protein: MNIFVSNINYATKEYELHDLFAEFGDVSSAKIVTDRETGRSRGFGFVEMGDEEGKQAIEALNQKEFNGKELNVSEAKPREEKPRRSFDNNRGGGYGGNNRGNGGGGYGGGNNRGGNGGGNRW, encoded by the coding sequence ATGAACATTTTTGTTTCAAACATCAATTACGCAACTAAAGAATATGAGTTGCATGATCTATTCGCAGAATTTGGTGATGTATCATCAGCTAAAATCGTTACAGACAGAGAGACTGGCCGTTCAAGAGGTTTCGGTTTTGTAGAAATGGGTGATGAAGAAGGAAAGCAAGCTATCGAAGCTCTTAATCAGAAAGAATTTAACGGAAAAGAATTAAACGTATCTGAAGCTAAACCAAGAGAGGAAAAGCCAAGAAGAAGCTTTGACAACAACAGAGGCGGAGGTTACGGAGGTAACAACCGTGGAAATGGTGGCGGTGGCTACGGCGGAGGTAACAACCGTGGTGGTAACGGCGGCGGAAATCGTTGGTAA
- a CDS encoding acyl-CoA thioesterase: MNYHTRKWVKPEDLNPNHSLFGGRLLQWIDEEAALYAIIQLENTKVVTKFISEINFVSSAKQGDIIEIGIEAINFGSSSVTLKCNVRNKMTHQTIITVDKIVMVNLDNEGNPAPHGKTEIEFVKDRLSKP; the protein is encoded by the coding sequence ATGAACTACCATACAAGAAAATGGGTAAAGCCTGAAGATCTGAACCCCAATCATTCTCTTTTCGGAGGAAGACTTTTGCAGTGGATCGATGAAGAGGCGGCGCTTTACGCCATCATTCAACTGGAAAACACAAAAGTGGTCACCAAATTTATTTCTGAAATCAATTTTGTAAGCTCTGCAAAACAGGGAGATATTATAGAAATCGGTATTGAAGCCATCAACTTCGGTTCTTCATCTGTTACTTTAAAGTGTAACGTGCGGAATAAAATGACCCATCAAACCATAATCACCGTAGATAAAATCGTTATGGTGAATCTTGACAATGAAGGAAATCCGGCGCCTCATGGAAAAACAGAAATTGAATTTGTAAAAGACAGACTGAGCAAGCCATGA
- a CDS encoding DUF72 domain-containing protein, giving the protein MKKGSLYVGCSGFYNNDWKGSLYPENAQSKDFLILYSQVFNSVEINSTFYRKPTAKTLTKWHDETNDDFRFFIKIPKAISHEKRLKDAKDDISEFCSHIHAHLKEKLAGFLYQFPPSFKNSPENLGLVLANLEFNYLNVIEFRHESWWTEKIFTILKEKNVVFSGVSFPGNLPEDLIINHQEILYYRLHGKPILYKSEYSEEFLDNLAKKIKNSERKAFVFFNNTWGTAAITNSIYLKKILE; this is encoded by the coding sequence ATGAAAAAAGGAAGTCTTTACGTTGGATGCTCGGGATTTTACAATAACGATTGGAAAGGGTCGCTATACCCTGAAAATGCTCAAAGTAAAGACTTTCTTATATTATATTCCCAGGTTTTCAATTCCGTGGAGATCAATTCTACTTTTTATAGAAAGCCAACAGCAAAAACGCTTACAAAATGGCATGATGAAACGAATGATGATTTTAGATTTTTTATCAAGATCCCTAAAGCTATTTCACACGAAAAACGGCTTAAAGATGCAAAAGACGATATTTCAGAATTCTGCTCACATATTCACGCTCATTTAAAAGAAAAACTGGCTGGTTTTTTATACCAGTTCCCGCCTTCTTTTAAAAATTCACCGGAAAATCTTGGACTCGTCCTGGCTAACCTTGAATTTAATTATTTAAATGTTATTGAATTCCGACATGAATCCTGGTGGACGGAGAAAATTTTTACCATTTTAAAAGAGAAAAATGTTGTATTTTCAGGAGTAAGCTTTCCCGGTAACCTTCCTGAAGATCTTATCATTAATCATCAGGAAATTTTGTACTACAGACTCCACGGAAAACCTATTCTATACAAATCTGAATACAGTGAGGAATTCCTTGATAACCTGGCAAAAAAAATCAAAAATTCAGAAAGAAAAGCATTTGTATTTTTCAATAATACCTGGGGAACTGCTGCTATTACAAACTCAATTTATCTGAAGAAAATTTTGGAATAA
- a CDS encoding heavy metal translocating P-type ATPase, with protein MERQYHILGMTCSGCQKKISEKLNSVEGVTADVNLENNTATITSDKEIQLSDLNKALEEIGKYRLEDPAQPEKSFVKPQDRVSPSSVYYCPMECEGEKVYFKQGERCPVCKMYLVPIEEKQAKDPNYKPTYSSNNLPENFKDNIGKHYCPMFCEGDKIYTEKGDCPVCHMHLEEITEDLVKNAPSQNHSHAHHDHTHHHEAPKVTDEMAGKYYCPMYCEGDKTYDSNVGCPVCGMDLVKYPEKKTAKYTCPMHPEIIRDEPGDCPICGMDLVRMPDTAEDEEDETYNILKRKFLISLAFTIPVFILSMGGMFISFPFSHQVQGFIELALTIPVMFYSGWFLLKRGWVSFKTWNLNMFSLIALGVAAAFIFSITALAFPDIIPHEIRGHNHEIPLYFEAVCVILTLVILGQLMEAAAHKKTGNAIKELMNLSPDEANLIMNGEEKRVLLSQVKIGDFLKVKPGEKIPVDGKITEGNSVVDESMITGEPIPVEKNIDDKVTSGTINGNQVFVMKAEKVGDETLLSQIIKMVNEASRSRAPIQKLTDKVAKVFVPAVILIAILTFLSWQFFGPEGKRSLFAFVNAVAVLIVACPCALGLATPMSLMVGIGKGAKNGILIKNAEALEHMNKVNVLITDKTGTLTEGKPSLEYIEASENGDKNLLLKLAFSLNQNSEHPLSNAVIKRAKGENIAAEKVDQFKNISGKGVKGNINGKTAYLGNEALMTSGGLAIPESLKNKAVEVQSKAHTISYIAQDKTVLGFISFTDKIKESSKKAVQLLISEGIDVIMMTGDNEHTAKAVADELGIKHFKAGCLPEDKLNEVKKLQQQGKIVAMTGDGINDSPALAQSDVGIAMGTGTDVAIESAEITLLKGDILGVAKAKLLSEKLLKNIKENLFFAFIYNVLGVPVAAGLLYPFFGILLSPMIAAAAMSVSSLSVILNSLRLNSVDLDIK; from the coding sequence ATGGAAAGACAATATCATATACTGGGAATGACCTGCTCTGGATGTCAGAAAAAAATATCTGAAAAACTCAACAGCGTTGAGGGAGTTACAGCAGACGTCAATCTGGAAAACAATACAGCCACAATTACTTCTGATAAAGAAATTCAACTTTCAGACCTGAATAAGGCTTTGGAAGAAATAGGAAAATACAGGCTTGAAGACCCGGCTCAACCTGAAAAATCATTTGTAAAGCCACAGGACAGGGTTTCTCCCTCATCAGTCTATTACTGTCCTATGGAATGTGAAGGAGAAAAAGTATATTTCAAGCAAGGCGAAAGATGTCCCGTTTGTAAAATGTATCTCGTTCCTATAGAAGAAAAGCAGGCTAAAGATCCTAATTATAAGCCTACCTACTCTTCCAATAATCTTCCTGAAAATTTCAAAGACAATATTGGAAAGCATTATTGCCCTATGTTTTGTGAAGGAGATAAAATTTATACCGAAAAAGGGGACTGTCCGGTTTGCCATATGCATCTGGAAGAGATCACAGAAGATCTTGTTAAAAATGCGCCATCTCAAAACCATTCCCATGCTCATCATGATCACACTCATCATCATGAAGCTCCAAAAGTAACGGATGAAATGGCTGGAAAATATTACTGTCCCATGTATTGTGAAGGTGACAAGACCTACGATTCCAATGTAGGATGTCCTGTTTGCGGAATGGATCTGGTAAAATACCCTGAAAAGAAGACGGCAAAATACACTTGCCCCATGCATCCGGAAATTATCCGTGATGAGCCGGGAGACTGCCCAATCTGTGGTATGGATCTCGTAAGAATGCCTGACACTGCCGAGGATGAAGAGGATGAAACGTATAATATTTTAAAAAGAAAATTTCTTATTTCTCTTGCCTTCACCATTCCTGTTTTTATCCTTTCGATGGGCGGAATGTTCATCAGCTTCCCGTTTTCCCATCAGGTACAGGGATTCATTGAGCTTGCGCTTACTATCCCTGTGATGTTTTACTCAGGATGGTTTTTACTGAAAAGAGGCTGGGTTTCCTTTAAAACATGGAATTTGAATATGTTCAGCTTAATTGCCTTAGGTGTTGCCGCAGCATTTATCTTCAGTATTACGGCGCTGGCATTTCCTGATATTATTCCCCATGAGATCCGTGGACACAATCATGAAATACCGCTGTATTTTGAAGCGGTCTGTGTGATTTTAACCCTTGTTATTTTAGGACAGTTGATGGAAGCTGCCGCTCATAAAAAAACGGGAAATGCTATTAAAGAGCTGATGAATCTTTCTCCTGACGAAGCCAATCTCATTATGAATGGCGAAGAAAAAAGAGTCCTTTTATCGCAGGTAAAAATTGGCGATTTTCTTAAAGTAAAACCGGGTGAGAAAATTCCGGTGGATGGAAAGATCACCGAAGGGAATTCTGTGGTTGATGAAAGCATGATTACGGGAGAACCCATTCCTGTAGAAAAAAATATCGATGATAAAGTTACCTCCGGAACAATTAACGGAAATCAGGTTTTCGTAATGAAAGCTGAAAAAGTAGGCGATGAAACCCTTCTTTCGCAGATCATTAAAATGGTAAATGAAGCCAGCCGAAGCAGAGCTCCGATCCAGAAACTTACCGACAAAGTTGCTAAGGTTTTTGTTCCTGCTGTGATCCTTATCGCTATACTGACTTTTCTTTCTTGGCAATTTTTCGGACCGGAAGGTAAAAGAAGTTTATTTGCTTTTGTGAATGCTGTTGCCGTTTTAATTGTGGCATGCCCCTGTGCCCTTGGTCTGGCGACTCCCATGTCTTTAATGGTAGGAATTGGGAAAGGTGCTAAAAACGGTATTCTGATCAAAAATGCAGAAGCTCTTGAACACATGAATAAGGTAAACGTCCTGATCACCGATAAAACAGGAACTTTAACGGAAGGAAAGCCCTCTCTAGAATATATTGAAGCTTCTGAAAACGGGGATAAGAATCTGTTATTAAAACTCGCCTTTTCATTAAACCAAAACTCAGAACATCCGTTATCCAATGCGGTTATTAAAAGAGCAAAAGGAGAAAATATAGCTGCTGAAAAAGTAGATCAGTTTAAAAACATTTCAGGAAAAGGTGTTAAAGGAAACATCAATGGAAAAACAGCTTATCTGGGGAACGAAGCACTTATGACTTCCGGTGGATTAGCTATTCCGGAAAGCTTAAAAAATAAGGCTGTAGAAGTGCAATCCAAAGCACATACCATCTCTTACATTGCTCAGGATAAAACCGTTTTAGGCTTCATCAGTTTTACAGATAAAATCAAAGAAAGCTCTAAAAAAGCAGTTCAGCTTTTAATAAGCGAAGGAATTGATGTAATCATGATGACGGGAGACAATGAACATACCGCCAAAGCCGTGGCTGATGAACTGGGAATTAAACATTTCAAAGCAGGCTGTCTTCCTGAAGATAAATTAAACGAAGTAAAAAAACTGCAACAGCAGGGCAAAATCGTAGCCATGACCGGAGATGGGATCAATGACTCCCCCGCATTGGCACAGTCTGATGTAGGTATTGCCATGGGAACCGGCACCGATGTAGCCATTGAAAGCGCAGAAATCACATTACTGAAAGGTGATATTTTAGGAGTGGCCAAAGCTAAACTTTTGAGTGAGAAACTCCTTAAAAACATTAAAGAGAATCTGTTTTTTGCATTTATCTATAATGTACTGGGTGTTCCGGTAGCGGCAGGATTATTGTATCCTTTCTTTGGAATACTCTTATCACCTATGATTGCAGCAGCAGCAATGAGCGTCAGTTCATTATCTGTAATCCTGAATTCACTGCGGTTAAATTCCGTAGACTTGGATATAAAATAA
- a CDS encoding sigma-54 dependent transcriptional regulator — translation MQKILIVEDEKAISGVLHSILSDELTDYEFVIAEDGLEGYKQIEKEDFALVISDIKMPKLSGTELLKQSMLLKPETTFIMISGHADIDSAVSCLKEGAYDFISKPIDINRLITSVKNALAKESLKLENKSLQTENKTLKKKVNKKYQMIGDSPALKKIQDMIEKVAASDARVLITGPNGAGKELVAHAIHNQSERARGPMIEVNCAAIPSELIESELFGHVKGSFTGAIKDKQGKFEQANGGTIFLDEIGDMSLIAQAKVLRALQESKVSPVGSDKEIKVDVRVIAATNKNMQKEIEEGKFREDLYHRLSVIEIYVPPLDERKEDISLLVDHFSGMIADEHGTAVKKFDNKAIEALKVLSWTGNIRELRNVVERLIILGGNTVSEEDVASFVRK, via the coding sequence ATGCAAAAAATCCTTATTGTAGAAGACGAAAAAGCAATCTCGGGAGTATTACACAGTATTCTTTCTGATGAACTTACCGATTACGAATTTGTTATCGCTGAAGATGGCCTTGAAGGCTACAAACAGATAGAGAAAGAAGATTTCGCATTGGTGATTTCCGATATTAAAATGCCTAAGCTTTCAGGAACTGAACTTTTAAAGCAAAGTATGCTCTTAAAGCCAGAGACTACGTTTATCATGATCTCAGGGCATGCGGATATTGATTCTGCCGTATCTTGTTTAAAGGAAGGTGCATATGACTTTATTTCTAAGCCTATCGACATCAACAGACTGATAACGAGCGTAAAAAATGCTTTAGCTAAAGAAAGTCTGAAACTGGAGAATAAAAGCCTGCAGACTGAAAATAAAACGTTAAAGAAAAAAGTCAACAAAAAATATCAGATGATCGGTGATTCTCCTGCTTTGAAAAAAATTCAGGATATGATCGAAAAAGTAGCTGCCTCTGATGCCAGAGTTCTGATCACAGGTCCAAACGGAGCCGGAAAAGAATTGGTGGCCCATGCCATCCACAACCAAAGTGAGCGCGCAAGAGGTCCTATGATTGAAGTAAACTGTGCCGCGATCCCTTCTGAGCTTATTGAATCTGAGCTTTTCGGACATGTAAAAGGATCTTTTACAGGGGCTATTAAAGATAAGCAAGGAAAATTTGAACAGGCTAACGGAGGTACGATCTTTTTGGATGAGATTGGAGATATGAGTCTTATCGCTCAGGCTAAAGTATTGAGAGCACTTCAGGAAAGCAAAGTTTCTCCTGTAGGAAGTGATAAGGAAATAAAAGTTGATGTAAGAGTAATTGCAGCGACTAACAAAAATATGCAGAAGGAAATTGAAGAAGGAAAATTCAGAGAGGATCTTTACCACAGGCTTTCTGTGATTGAAATCTACGTTCCGCCATTGGATGAAAGAAAAGAAGATATCAGTCTGCTAGTAGATCATTTTTCCGGTATGATTGCCGATGAACACGGTACTGCTGTGAAAAAATTTGATAATAAAGCGATTGAAGCGCTTAAAGTTCTTTCATGGACTGGGAATATCAGAGAACTGAGAAATGTTGTGGAAAGATTAATTATTCTTGGCGGAAACACTGTTTCTGAGGAGGATGTTGCAAGTTTTGTAAGGAAATAA
- a CDS encoding AraC family transcriptional regulator → MKIFIKNMVCNRCIAAVEKIFSEADIRLHSVTLGQVSTDDLISDEKMSALEKKLVETGFERIRDSAHQLVDKIKNIIIVKVSELDIEEDFLLSEFLSAEIHKDYSALSKTFSQNENITLEQFFILQKIEKVKELLLYNEFTLTEIAGKLGYKSVQHLSSQFRNITGFTPTEFKKLKDHQRKPLDSL, encoded by the coding sequence ATGAAAATTTTCATCAAAAATATGGTCTGCAACCGGTGTATTGCTGCAGTAGAAAAAATATTCAGTGAGGCAGATATAAGATTACACTCTGTCACGTTGGGACAAGTTTCAACCGACGACCTTATTTCTGATGAGAAAATGTCCGCTCTCGAAAAAAAACTTGTGGAAACGGGTTTTGAAAGGATCAGAGATTCTGCACACCAACTTGTAGACAAGATCAAAAACATAATCATTGTAAAGGTGAGTGAACTGGACATTGAAGAAGATTTTCTTCTTTCTGAATTCTTAAGCGCAGAGATCCATAAAGATTACAGCGCTCTGTCCAAAACCTTTTCCCAAAACGAAAATATCACACTGGAACAGTTCTTTATCCTACAGAAGATTGAAAAAGTAAAAGAGCTGCTTCTCTATAATGAATTTACCCTTACGGAAATTGCAGGAAAGCTGGGCTATAAAAGTGTTCAGCACCTTTCTTCCCAGTTCAGGAACATCACAGGCTTTACCCCAACTGAATTCAAAAAGCTGAAAGACCATCAAAGAAAACCGCTTGATTCTTTATGA
- a CDS encoding YggS family pyridoxal phosphate-dependent enzyme, with the protein MGIKENFTAIKNQLPSGVELVAVSKTHPAEAIQEVYDLGQKVFGENKVQELMEKYPLLPKDIQWHLIGHLQTNKVKYIAPFIDTIQSVDSEKLLSEISKEAGKNSRTVKVLLQVKIAAEESKFGLDLSEARALFQKHLNGEFPNAEITGLMGMATFTDDKEQVKGEFLILKGLFDELNQLQTLETLSMGMSDDFPDAIECGANSVRVGSAIFGRRDYSK; encoded by the coding sequence ATGGGTATTAAAGAAAATTTCACAGCAATAAAGAATCAGCTTCCATCAGGAGTAGAATTGGTAGCCGTTTCAAAAACACATCCGGCTGAGGCCATTCAGGAGGTTTATGATCTGGGACAGAAAGTCTTTGGAGAAAATAAGGTTCAGGAGCTTATGGAGAAATATCCTCTCCTTCCTAAAGACATTCAATGGCATTTGATCGGGCACCTGCAAACGAATAAAGTAAAATATATTGCTCCATTTATAGATACAATACAAAGTGTGGATTCTGAAAAACTTCTTTCGGAGATCAGTAAAGAAGCAGGTAAAAACAGCAGAACGGTAAAAGTACTGCTTCAGGTAAAAATTGCAGCAGAGGAAAGCAAGTTCGGACTTGATCTATCAGAAGCCAGGGCTCTATTTCAGAAGCACCTAAACGGAGAATTTCCAAACGCTGAAATTACTGGACTGATGGGAATGGCAACTTTTACGGATGATAAGGAACAGGTAAAAGGTGAGTTTTTAATTTTAAAAGGACTTTTTGATGAATTAAATCAATTGCAAACATTAGAAACCTTATCGATGGGAATGAGTGACGATTTCCCGGATGCCATTGAATGCGGTGCCAATTCTGTGCGGGTAGGATCTGCTATTTTCGGTAGAAGGGATTACTCAAAATAG
- a CDS encoding helix-turn-helix transcriptional regulator — MPIIINLDVMMAKRKMSLNELSQKINLTLSNISNLKTGKAKAIRFSTLDSICKALDCQPGDILEFREA, encoded by the coding sequence ATGCCTATTATAATAAATCTTGACGTGATGATGGCAAAGAGAAAAATGTCATTGAACGAACTTTCCCAAAAAATAAATCTTACTTTATCCAATATATCTAATCTGAAAACTGGAAAGGCCAAAGCGATCCGCTTCAGTACACTGGATTCCATATGCAAAGCTTTAGATTGCCAGCCCGGTGATATTTTAGAGTTCAGGGAAGCTTAA